CCAAATTAGCTCCGTCCGTTAAGCGTACATAACTGCGGATCCCTTCCTGGGCCGAATCAATAATAGTGTTGTTGATATATTGGTGCGGCAGTCCCGCCTGCCCCATGGGCGTGTCCGGTGCAGGACGATTGTCGGCAAAAATACCGTAACTGCCCGCATTTAAGATGGTATTGTTTTTAATGCGAATGTCCTGCCCTATGGCAATCACGCCGTTGCCTGAACCTGTGTCGATAACATTGTTTTCCAAAGCAACATGGTCGCCGCCAATCTGAATGCCGTTGTTCTGGTAGGCGGCAAAAGGATCCTGCCCGTATAGCGATACCCGGTTATCACTGATAAGAGTATCCTGAGTTAATGAATTGGCCTGAATACCTTCTGCCGCGGTATTTTGCACTAAGTTATGCTGCACGCGCAGCCCCTGCAAATCGTGGGGATAAACCCTCTGCTCTACACCGTCGCAAACCAGGGTGCGATAAGCGCCGGTATAACCTAAATACATGCCCTCACCGCCCTCGGTATTATGGATCCAGTTATGGTGAATATTCAGGTTCGCCAAAGTGTAATTACCGGCATGGGTATCTGGTTCACAAGTAGGATCTGTTTTTGCCATGATACCGGCAAAGTCAGCGCGGTATATTTCAATATTATTCACCTCAATATCGGACGAGCGCCGCTCAATCCCTAAAGTGCCGCCAAGACGAATACCATAATAATTATTAGCATCACCTGTGCCCGACAACTTGAGATGGCTCGACTGCTGAACGGTAATGGCATAATGGTACGGGGTTGTTTCCACCACTCCGCCACAATTTTTAACCACAACAGGTTCGGCTTCCGTGCCATGGATATTGATTAACTTCATCGGCCCGCGCTCACCGGCGGCCAGGCATAAGGTTTGTCCGGGCAAAATCCCCTGCTCTGCGCCGTCAAAGGCGTAATGGGATGAAGGCAAGGTAAAATCACAACCGCACTCTTCACTGGCCATTGCCCCGCCCGCAAGCAAACTTGAAGTTACCAGCAAATTTATGCACTTAACTTTATGTTTCATCATGATCTTCCTTTAAATAACATTCTTTTAAATGGTATTTTCACCCGGACATTGCTGGCCAATGCAAAAATACTGCTTCTCTGACATTTAACAGCATAATTAAAACAGGCGGGCATACCAGCCCCCATCCGGGGAGGATAAATAAGGCATTGGGCAAAGCTATAATTCTCATTTTGAGAATTATCAATTCCCCAAACAGCTGTTTATTGCCTTAAATTCTGTCAATAAACTTCTCCCCGTTAATTCATCTAGTGATTTTCAAACGGAGAAATCATGAAAAAAATCCTTACGGCTACACTGGTTACCTTGTCATTGGCAGCCTGTGACAACGATAACCACCCCAGCCCAACTATTATAATCGCCCCTGTAGAGAGCCACGATTATTTGCCTGTTCCCGCCAGTGCCTTTGGGCCGGCCTTAAACGAACAGGGCTACTATGTTGCTGAAATCAGGGACGGTATTTACTGGGTAACCGAAGGCGTATATCAGGCGATGTTCATCACCACAGGCGAAGGGGTAATTGTTGTTGATGCCCCGCCAACCTTAGGGAAAAAACTGTTATCTGCCATTGCGGAGGTAACAGAAGAAACCATCTCCCACGTGATATACAGCCATAGTCACGCTGACCATATAGGTGCGGCTTCGGTATTCCCGGACACTGCAACAGTTATTGCCCATGAAGAAACGGCAAAGCGAATTGAACGCAGCCAAAACCAGGCGATCGGCGACCCCTATTCTTTCGGCATGTTTTTAGGAGGCTCTGACGTCCCTCTTCCAGCCATTACCTTTACCGAAGAATATGAACTGACCATAGGCAATAAAACCCTACAGCTGATTAACGCTCAGGACGGCCATGCTCCCGGCAATATTTTTATCAATATACCCGAGCAAAAAGTATTAATGGTGGTCGACATCATTTATCCCGAATGGACGCCTTTTGGAGAAATGGCGCAATCAGA
This genomic window from Thalassomonas viridans contains:
- a CDS encoding right-handed parallel beta-helix repeat-containing protein, which encodes MMKHKVKCINLLVTSSLLAGGAMASEECGCDFTLPSSHYAFDGAEQGILPGQTLCLAAGERGPMKLINIHGTEAEPVVVKNCGGVVETTPYHYAITVQQSSHLKLSGTGDANNYYGIRLGGTLGIERRSSDIEVNNIEIYRADFAGIMAKTDPTCEPDTHAGNYTLANLNIHHNWIHNTEGGEGMYLGYTGAYRTLVCDGVEQRVYPHDLQGLRVQHNLVQNTAAEGIQANSLTQDTLISDNRVSLYGQDPFAAYQNNGIQIGGDHVALENNVIDTGSGNGVIAIGQDIRIKNNTILNAGSYGIFADNRPAPDTPMGQAGLPHQYINNTIIDSAQEGIRSYVRLTDGANLVWGNIMINDGSPNQYGAARFIHYLNNDVLRDEQNNHHIIRN
- a CDS encoding MBL fold metallo-hydrolase; the protein is MKKILTATLVTLSLAACDNDNHPSPTIIIAPVESHDYLPVPASAFGPALNEQGYYVAEIRDGIYWVTEGVYQAMFITTGEGVIVVDAPPTLGKKLLSAIAEVTEETISHVIYSHSHADHIGAASVFPDTATVIAHEETAKRIERSQNQAIGDPYSFGMFLGGSDVPLPAITFTEEYELTIGNKTLQLINAQDGHAPGNIFINIPEQKVLMVVDIIYPEWTPFGEMAQSENMPAYLHAHELLLNYDFDTLVSGHLGQLGTREDVEKQLAYLRDITDNAATALQTTDFNAIATEYGQDNPWLLFEKYLDSVADTCNEITLDTWAEQLAAADVFTKSHCAKMVESLRID